One window of Lacerta agilis isolate rLacAgi1 chromosome 14, rLacAgi1.pri, whole genome shotgun sequence genomic DNA carries:
- the LOC117059154 gene encoding olfactory receptor 6F1-like → MGNNNEGSQNGTKVMEFILLGFPGSQYLQVSIFMLFLIMYVMSLLGNVAIIILVIANRRLHTPMYFFLCNLSFLEIWYTTASIPKTLAIFLGRSRSISFTGCLLQMYFVFAFGCTEYFLLSVMAYDRYLAICDPLHYSTIMDNEFSRKLAAGSWLCGFLIIFIPAFLITRLSFCGPRVINHFYCNIDSWIVLSCTNTYDIEMAAFVISIIVILGSCLITILSYICIIRTILRIPSVQGQQKAFSTCSSHLAVVLIWYGSTIFLFVKPSKRASLEMTKIVNILNTVVTPLLNPFIYTLRNKDVKDAIRSSLH, encoded by the coding sequence ATGGGAAATAACAATGAAGGATCGCAAAATGGAACAAAAGTGATGGAATTCATCCTTCTTGGCTTCCCAGGATCTCAATATCTGCAGGTGTCCATCTTCATGCTCTTTCTTATCATGTATGTGATGTCACTGCTGGGAAATGTGGCCATCATAATTCTGGTAATAGCAAATCGTCGTCTCCAtactcccatgtacttcttcctatGTAATCTCTCCTTCCTAGAAATATGGTACACTACAGCTTCTATCCCTAAGACTCTTGCTATTTTTCTGGGGAGGAGCAGAAGCATTTCTTTCACTGGCTGCCTCCTTCAGATGTACTTTGTGTTTGCCTTTGGATGCACAGAATACTTCCTGCTGTCTGTCATGGCTTATGACCGATATTTGGCCATATGTGATCCCCTGCACTATAGCACCATCATGGACAATGAGTTCTCAAGGAAGCTGGCAGCTGGCTCCTGGCTATGTGGTTTCCTCATTATTTTTATACCAGCCTTTCTAATCACAAGATTGTCTTTCTGTGGGCCCCGTGTGATCAATCACTTCTACTGCAACATTGATTCCTGGATAGTTCTTTCCTGTACCAATACCTATGACATTGAGATGGCAGCTTTTGTAATATCCATCATTGTCATATTGGGCTCCTGTCTGATCACCATTCTTTCCTACATATGCATTATCAGAACTATCCTACGCATCCCTTCTGTGCAAGGTCAACAAAAAGCCTTCTCCACGTGCTCATCCCATCTTGCTGTAGTGCTCATTTGGTATGGCTCCACCATATTTCTTTTTGTCAAACCTTCTAAACGGGCATCCCTAGAAATGACCAAAATTGTCAACATCTTGAACACAGTTGTTACTCCATTGCTGAATCCATTCATCTACACACTACGAAATAAAGACGTGAAGGATGCAATCAGAAGTTCATTGCATTAG
- the LOC117057807 gene encoding olfactory receptor 6F1-like, whose translation MDNGCKPRYLCSMLGVKVYTWNIMITVVVLTDHSLHTAMYFFLGNLSFLEIWYTTSVIPKMLKTILTAHEAISFSACLLQFYTFGSLAVTECFLLAAMYYDRYVVICQPLHYGNLMNFRVCVQLAIGSWVGGFLSPVLTIIMVSMLPFCASNKINHFFCDLSPVIKLACGDTQKVRFPAFLISILVSFSPFLLTIISYYKIISTILKIPSAKSKQKAFPTCSSHLIVVTVFYGTLMVVYGLPTTTWYPNLSKVFSMLYTVGTPMVNPIIYSLRNKDVQNALRKLLTRNPILPLE comes from the exons ATGGAtaatggttgtaaaccaaggtacctctgtagtATGCTTGGTGTTAAGGTTTACACat ggaaTATAATGATCACAGTGGTTGTGTTGACTGACCACAGCCTTCATACAGCTATGTACTTCTTCCTAGGAAACCTCTCTTTCTTAGAAATATGGTACACCACCAGTGTGATTCCAAAGATGCTGAAAACAATACTGACTGCCCATGAGGCTATTTCCTTCTCAGCTTGTCTCCTCCAGTTTTACACCTTTGGCTCATTGGCAGTTACTGAGTGTTTTCTTCTAGCGGCAATGTACTATGATCGCTATGTAGTCATATGCCAACCACTGCATTATGGAAACTTAATGAACTTCAGAGTGTGCGTTCAGCTAGCGATAGGGTCATGGGTTGGTGGGTTTCTGTCCCCAGTGCTCACCATAATAATGGtttctatgctgcctttctgTGCTTCTAATAAGATCAATCATTTCTTCTGTGATTTGTCCCCTGTCATCAAACTTGCCTGTGGAGACACACAAAAAGTGAGGTTCCCCGCTTTCCTTATCTCCATCCTTGTAtccttctctcctttccttctcaCTATTATATCGTACTATAAAATCATCTCCACCATCCTCAAGATCCCATCTGCCAAAAGCAAACAGAAAGCCTTTCCCACCTGCTCCTCCCATCTCATTGTGGTTACAGTGTTCTATGGGACACTGATGGTGGTGTATGGTTTACCTACGACAACCTGGTATCCCAATTTAAGCAAAGTCTTTTCTATGCTCTATACAGTGGGGACACCAATGGTTAATCCTATTATATACAGCCTGAGGAACAAGGATGTCCAGAATGCATTGAGGAAGCTATTGACTAGAAATCCTATATTGCCACTTGAGTGA